The Argopecten irradians isolate NY chromosome 4, Ai_NY, whole genome shotgun sequence genome has a window encoding:
- the LOC138321257 gene encoding uncharacterized protein: MQPLSLIIGLCLVTGSLAAHSHGSNLNHDSPEARELFLLADLDHDYMLSTAELHGVFLDFDMNNDTNVTADEFLADWLARKLGDSIEAVVLFHHLDVNHDGVIHESTDLPWIIHFFDRDHDGFISQAEFVVQWVKIMMSTPS, from the exons ATGCAGCCACTATCACTCATCATCGGGTTGTGCCTTGTCAC AGGCTCACTAGCCGCACATAGTCACGGATCCAATCTTAACCATGACAGTCCGGAAGCGCGTGAACTTTTCCTACTGGCTGATCTTGACCACGACTATATGCTCTCCACAGCCGAACTTCACGGCGTATTCCTCGACTTCGATATGAACA ATGACACAAACGTGACAGCGGACGAGTTCTTGGCTGATTGGTTGGCCCGTAAGTTGGGAGACTCCATAGAGGCTGTGGTGCTGTTTCACCATCTTGATGTCAACCATGATGGCGTCATCCACGAGTCTACCGACCTGCCCTGGATTATCCACTTCTTCGACCGTGACC ATGACGGTTTTATATCTCAAGCTGAATTTGTTGTCCAGTGGGTCAAGATCATGATGTCCACTCCTTCATAA